A region of Acidobacteriota bacterium DNA encodes the following proteins:
- a CDS encoding cell division protein ZapA gives MRGERNTPIEVEIGGQVYRIQGVGSKRYLMELASYVDRKIQEIAEATQAVDSVKLAVLAALNIADEYFRMKKDYQLLCRKALDKLERMENLLAEVGKE, from the coding sequence ATGAGAGGGGAGCGGAATACTCCAATAGAGGTTGAAATTGGGGGACAAGTTTATCGAATCCAGGGGGTAGGCAGTAAGCGATATCTTATGGAGCTCGCCTCATATGTAGACAGGAAGATCCAAGAGATCGCAGAAGCAACACAAGCGGTTGATTCGGTAAAACTGGCTGTTCTTGCTGCCTTGAATATTGCCGATGAATACTTCCGGATGAAAAAGGATTATCAACTTCTTTGTCGAAAAGCGCTTGATAAGTTGGAACGAATGGAGAACCTATTAGCTGAGGTAGGGAAAGAGTGA